One segment of Yersinia kristensenii DNA contains the following:
- the mscL gene encoding large-conductance mechanosensitive channel protein MscL, whose product MSFMKEFREFAMRGNVVDLAVGVIIGAAFGRIVSSLVADIIMPPLGLLLGGVDFKQFHFVLRAAEGTIPAVVMNYGSFIQSVFDFVIVALAIFSAVKLMNKLRREKAEEPAAPPAPTTEEKLLAEIRDLLKAQQPK is encoded by the coding sequence ATGAGTTTTATGAAGGAATTTCGTGAATTTGCCATGCGTGGCAATGTGGTCGACTTGGCTGTCGGGGTAATTATTGGGGCTGCATTTGGTAGGATTGTTTCCTCACTTGTTGCCGATATCATTATGCCGCCCTTAGGTTTATTGCTCGGTGGGGTCGATTTCAAACAATTCCATTTCGTATTACGCGCCGCCGAAGGAACTATACCTGCTGTTGTAATGAATTATGGTAGTTTTATTCAAAGCGTTTTTGATTTCGTCATTGTCGCACTCGCTATTTTCTCAGCCGTTAAACTGATGAATAAACTACGCCGTGAAAAAGCAGAAGAGCCAGCAGCGCCGCCAGCTCCAACAACAGAAGAGAAACTGCTCGCTGAAATTCGTGATCTACTGAAAGCGCAACAACCAAAATAA
- a CDS encoding alternative ribosome-rescue factor A, with the protein MTTYRHTKGKIKDNALEALLHDPLFRQRIEKSAKGKGSYQRKEKHAKGGNWEASGKQSIDLLPLAFLI; encoded by the coding sequence ATGACGACATATCGGCATACTAAAGGGAAAATTAAAGACAACGCGCTAGAAGCTTTGCTCCATGATCCACTATTCAGGCAACGTATCGAGAAGAGTGCTAAAGGTAAAGGAAGCTACCAGCGTAAAGAAAAACATGCAAAAGGCGGTAACTGGGAGGCCAGTGGTAAGCAATCAATAGATTTATTACCACTGGCCTTCTTGATTTAA
- the zntR gene encoding Zn(2+)-responsive transcriptional regulator, which yields MLKIGQLAKLADVTPDTIRYYEKQGMMEHGERTEGGYRLYTEQDLQRLRFIRYAKQLGFTLETIAELLSIRVDPEHHTCQESKAIVDSRLHDVESKITELKKMRESLKRLSNACCGSTHATTYCSILEALEQGATEELARD from the coding sequence ATGTTAAAGATAGGCCAGCTCGCTAAACTTGCAGATGTCACGCCAGATACTATTCGCTATTATGAAAAACAAGGCATGATGGAGCATGGTGAACGCACGGAAGGTGGTTACAGACTTTATACTGAACAAGATTTGCAGCGTTTACGTTTTATTCGTTATGCAAAGCAGCTTGGTTTTACATTAGAGACAATTGCTGAGTTATTATCGATCCGTGTTGATCCTGAACACCACACCTGCCAGGAGTCTAAAGCAATTGTAGATTCTCGGTTACATGATGTGGAAAGTAAGATCACTGAGTTGAAAAAGATGCGGGAGTCTTTAAAACGGCTTAGTAATGCATGTTGTGGTAGTACGCACGCCACGACTTATTGTTCAATTTTGGAGGCACTGGAGCAGGGGGCAACTGAAGAGTTAGCGAGGGACTAA
- the rplQ gene encoding 50S ribosomal protein L17, with amino-acid sequence MRHRKSGRQLNRNSSHRQAMFRNMAGSLVRHEIIKTTLPKAKELRRVVEPLITLAKTDSVANRRLAFARTRDNEIVAKLFNELGPRFASRAGGYTRILKCGFRAGDNAPMAYIELVDRAASQAEVVAAE; translated from the coding sequence ATGCGCCATCGTAAGAGTGGTCGTCAACTGAACCGTAACAGCAGCCATCGCCAGGCTATGTTCCGTAACATGGCCGGCTCTTTGGTTCGTCATGAGATAATCAAGACGACCCTGCCGAAAGCGAAAGAGCTGCGTCGCGTTGTTGAGCCGCTGATTACTCTTGCCAAGACCGACAGCGTAGCTAATCGTCGTCTGGCATTCGCCCGTACTCGTGATAACGAGATCGTGGCAAAACTGTTTAACGAGCTAGGCCCGCGTTTCGCGAGCCGTGCCGGTGGTTACACTCGCATTCTGAAGTGTGGCTTCCGTGCAGGCGACAACGCACCGATGGCTTACATCGAGTTAGTTGATCGTGCTGCATCGCAAGCAGAAGTAGTTGCTGCAGAGTAA
- a CDS encoding DNA-directed RNA polymerase subunit alpha: MQGSVTEFLKPRLVDIEQVSSTHAKVTLEPLERGFGHTLGNALRRILLSSMPGCAVTEVEIDGVLHEYSTKEGVQEDILEILLNLKGLAVRVQGKDEVILTLNKSGIGPVTAADITHDGDVEIVKPQHVICHLTDENASISMRIKVQRGRGYVPASARIHSEEDERPIGRLLVDACYSPVERIAYNVEAARVEQRTDLDKLVIEMETNGTIDPEEAIRRAATILAEQLEAFVDLRDVRQPEVKEEKPEFVPILLRPVDDLELTVRSANCLKAEAIHYIGDLVQRTEVELLKTPNLGKKSLTEIKDVLASRGLSLGMRLENWPPASIADNE, encoded by the coding sequence ATGCAGGGTTCTGTGACAGAGTTTCTAAAACCGCGCCTGGTAGATATCGAGCAAGTCAGTTCGACGCATGCCAAGGTGACCCTTGAGCCGTTAGAGCGTGGCTTTGGCCATACTCTCGGCAACGCACTGCGCCGTATTCTGCTTTCATCTATGCCGGGTTGCGCTGTGACCGAGGTTGAGATTGATGGTGTACTACATGAGTACAGCACCAAAGAAGGCGTACAGGAAGATATCCTGGAGATCCTGCTCAACCTGAAAGGGCTGGCGGTGAGAGTTCAGGGTAAAGATGAAGTTATTCTTACCCTGAATAAGTCTGGCATTGGCCCTGTGACTGCAGCCGATATCACCCATGATGGTGATGTCGAAATCGTCAAGCCGCAGCACGTTATCTGCCACCTGACCGATGAAAACGCATCTATTAGTATGCGTATCAAAGTTCAACGTGGTCGTGGTTATGTGCCGGCTTCTGCCCGAATTCATTCGGAAGAAGATGAGCGCCCGATTGGTCGTCTGTTAGTAGACGCATGCTATAGCCCTGTAGAGCGAATTGCCTACAATGTTGAAGCAGCGCGTGTAGAACAGCGTACCGACCTGGACAAGTTGGTTATCGAGATGGAAACCAATGGTACGATCGATCCTGAAGAGGCGATCCGCCGTGCGGCAACTATCTTGGCTGAACAGCTTGAAGCTTTCGTTGACCTACGTGATGTACGTCAGCCGGAAGTTAAAGAAGAGAAGCCAGAGTTTGTTCCGATCCTGCTGCGCCCTGTTGACGATCTGGAATTGACTGTCCGCTCTGCTAACTGCCTCAAGGCAGAAGCTATCCACTACATCGGTGATCTGGTACAGCGTACCGAGGTTGAGTTGCTGAAAACGCCTAACCTGGGTAAAAAATCTCTTACTGAGATTAAAGACGTGCTTGCATCACGTGGTCTTTCTTTAGGCATGCGCCTAGAAAATTGGCCGCCGGCTAGCATTGCTGATAACGAGTAA
- the rpsD gene encoding 30S ribosomal protein S4, producing MARYLGPKLKLSRREGTDLFLKSGVRAIDTKCKIEQPPGQHGARKPRLSDYGVQLREKQKVRRIYGVLERQFRNYYKEAARLKGNTGANLLQLLEGRLDNVVYRMGFGATRAESRQLVSHKAIMVNGRVVNIASYQVSPNDVVSIREKAKKQSRVKAALELAEQREKPTWLEVDAVKMEGVFKRIPERTDLSADINEHLIVELYSK from the coding sequence ATGGCAAGATATTTGGGTCCTAAGCTCAAGCTGAGCCGTCGTGAGGGCACAGACCTGTTCCTTAAGTCTGGCGTTCGCGCGATTGACACCAAGTGTAAGATTGAACAACCACCTGGCCAGCACGGTGCGCGTAAACCGCGTCTGTCTGACTACGGTGTGCAGTTACGTGAAAAACAAAAAGTTCGCCGTATCTATGGTGTTCTAGAACGTCAATTCCGTAACTACTATAAAGAAGCCGCACGTCTGAAAGGCAACACCGGTGCAAACCTGTTGCAATTGCTGGAAGGCCGTCTGGATAACGTAGTTTACCGTATGGGCTTTGGCGCAACTCGTGCTGAATCACGTCAGCTGGTTAGTCATAAAGCTATCATGGTAAATGGTCGCGTTGTTAACATCGCTTCTTATCAGGTATCTCCGAATGACGTAGTCAGCATCCGTGAGAAAGCTAAAAAGCAGTCTCGTGTTAAGGCAGCTTTGGAGCTGGCTGAGCAGCGTGAAAAGCCGACTTGGCTGGAAGTTGATGCTGTCAAGATGGAAGGTGTGTTCAAACGTATTCCTGAACGTACTGATCTGTCTGCGGACATTAACGAACACCTGATCGTCGAGCTTTACTCCAAGTAA
- the rpsK gene encoding 30S ribosomal protein S11, which translates to MAKAPIRARKRVRKTVSDGVAHIHASFNNTIVTITDRQGNALGWATAGGSGFRGSRKSTPFAAQVAAERCADAVKEYGIKNLEVMVKGPGPGRESTIRALNAAGFRITNITDVTPIPHNGCRPPKKRRV; encoded by the coding sequence ATGGCAAAGGCACCTATTCGTGCACGCAAGCGTGTAAGAAAGACAGTCTCTGACGGTGTGGCTCATATCCATGCTTCTTTCAACAACACCATCGTTACCATTACAGATCGTCAAGGTAACGCATTGGGTTGGGCAACAGCAGGTGGTTCCGGTTTCCGTGGATCTCGTAAGTCTACTCCGTTTGCAGCGCAAGTTGCGGCAGAGCGCTGCGCTGACGCAGTGAAAGAATACGGTATCAAGAATCTGGAAGTTATGGTTAAAGGACCTGGTCCGGGCCGTGAGTCTACTATCCGTGCGTTAAACGCGGCTGGTTTTCGCATCACTAATATTACTGATGTGACTCCGATCCCTCATAACGGTTGTCGTCCGCCGAAAAAGCGCCGCGTATAA
- the rpsM gene encoding 30S ribosomal protein S13, with translation MARIAGINIPDQKHTVIALTAIFGIGKTRSQAICVAAGIAENVKISELSEEQIEKLRDEVAKYVVEGDLRREVTLSIKRLMDLGTYRGLRHRRGLPVRGQRTKTNARTRKGPRKPIKK, from the coding sequence GTGGCCCGTATAGCAGGCATTAACATTCCTGATCAGAAACATACCGTTATCGCTTTAACAGCGATCTTCGGCATCGGTAAGACCCGTTCACAGGCTATCTGTGTTGCTGCGGGTATTGCTGAAAATGTTAAGATCAGTGAGCTGTCTGAAGAGCAAATCGAGAAGCTGCGTGACGAAGTTGCCAAGTACGTTGTAGAAGGTGATCTGCGTCGTGAGGTGACCCTGAGCATCAAGCGTCTGATGGACCTTGGGACTTATCGTGGTTTGCGTCATCGTCGTGGTCTACCAGTTCGCGGTCAGCGTACTAAGACCAACGCACGTACCCGTAAGGGTCCGCGTAAACCGATCAAGAAATAA
- the rpmJ gene encoding 50S ribosomal protein L36 has protein sequence MKVRASVKKLCRNCKIVKRNGVVRVICSAEPKHKQRQG, from the coding sequence ATGAAAGTTCGTGCTTCCGTCAAGAAATTATGTCGTAACTGCAAAATTGTTAAGCGTAACGGTGTCGTTCGCGTAATCTGCAGTGCCGAACCAAAGCATAAACAGCGTCAAGGCTGA
- the secY gene encoding preprotein translocase subunit SecY: MAKQPGLDFQSAKGGLGELKRRLLFVIGALIVFRIGSFIPIPGIDATVLAKLLEQQRGTIIEMFNMFSGGALSRASIFALGIMPYISASIIIQLLTVVHPALAEIKKEGEAGRRKISQYTRYGTLVLAIFQSIGIATGLPNMPGMQGLVINPGFAFYFTAVVSLVTGTMFLMWLGEQITERGIGNGISIIIFAGIVAGLPPAIAHTIEQARQGDLHFLLLLLVAVLVFAVTFFVVFIERGQRRIVVNYAKRQQGRRVYAAQSTHLPLKVNMAGVIPAIFASSIILFPATIASWFGGGTGWNWLTTISMYLQPGQPLYVLLYASAIIFFCFFYTALVFNPRETADNLKKSGAFVPGIRPGEQTAKYIDKVMTRLTLIGAMYITFICLIPEFMRDAMKVPFYFGGTSLLIVVVVIMDFMAQVQTLMMSSQYESALKKANLKGYNR; the protein is encoded by the coding sequence ATGGCTAAGCAACCAGGATTAGATTTTCAAAGTGCTAAAGGCGGATTAGGCGAACTGAAGCGCAGACTTTTGTTTGTTATCGGTGCGCTTATTGTTTTCCGTATCGGCTCTTTTATTCCGATTCCTGGTATCGATGCCACTGTGCTTGCTAAATTGCTCGAGCAGCAGAGAGGGACCATCATTGAAATGTTTAACATGTTCTCTGGTGGTGCTCTCAGTCGTGCTTCTATCTTTGCCTTGGGTATCATGCCGTATATTTCGGCATCAATTATTATCCAACTGTTAACTGTGGTTCATCCAGCGTTGGCAGAAATAAAGAAAGAAGGGGAGGCTGGCCGTCGTAAGATTAGTCAGTACACCCGCTATGGCACGTTGGTATTGGCTATATTCCAATCGATCGGTATTGCTACCGGTTTGCCGAATATGCCTGGGATGCAAGGTCTGGTAATTAATCCAGGCTTTGCCTTCTATTTTACCGCTGTTGTTAGCTTGGTCACAGGGACGATGTTCCTAATGTGGCTTGGCGAACAGATTACTGAGCGTGGTATCGGTAACGGTATTTCAATCATAATCTTTGCTGGTATTGTTGCCGGTCTACCACCTGCAATAGCCCATACCATCGAGCAAGCTCGGCAAGGCGACCTGCACTTCCTCCTGTTGCTGTTGGTTGCAGTATTAGTGTTTGCAGTAACCTTCTTCGTTGTTTTCATTGAACGTGGTCAACGACGTATCGTCGTTAACTATGCTAAACGTCAACAAGGTCGTCGTGTTTATGCAGCACAGAGCACACATTTACCGTTGAAAGTGAATATGGCCGGGGTTATCCCTGCAATCTTTGCTTCCAGCATAATTCTGTTCCCTGCCACGATTGCATCATGGTTTGGGGGCGGGACAGGTTGGAACTGGCTGACGACTATTTCGATGTATTTGCAGCCAGGACAACCGCTTTATGTGTTACTCTATGCGTCTGCAATCATCTTCTTCTGTTTCTTCTACACGGCGTTGGTGTTTAACCCACGTGAAACAGCAGATAACCTGAAGAAGTCCGGTGCATTCGTGCCAGGAATTCGTCCGGGAGAGCAAACGGCGAAGTACATCGATAAAGTAATGACGCGTCTAACCTTAATTGGTGCGATGTATATTACTTTCATCTGCCTGATCCCGGAGTTCATGCGTGACGCGATGAAAGTACCATTTTACTTTGGTGGTACCTCCCTACTTATCGTAGTGGTGGTCATCATGGACTTTATGGCTCAAGTGCAAACTCTGATGATGTCTAGTCAATACGAGTCTGCATTGAAGAAAGCAAACCTGAAAGGCTATAACCGCTAA
- the rplO gene encoding 50S ribosomal protein L15: MRLNTLSPAEGAKHAPKRVGRGIGSGLGKTAGRGHKGQNSRSGGGVRRGFEGGQMPLYRRLPKFGFTSRKAMITAEVRLSELALVEGDVIDLNTLKAANVVGTQIEFAKVMLSGEITRAVTLRGLRVTKGARAAIEAAGGKIEE, translated from the coding sequence ATGCGTTTAAATACTCTGTCTCCGGCTGAAGGTGCCAAGCATGCGCCGAAGCGTGTAGGTCGTGGTATCGGTTCTGGCCTGGGTAAAACTGCTGGTCGTGGTCACAAAGGTCAGAACTCACGTTCTGGTGGTGGCGTACGTCGTGGTTTTGAAGGTGGTCAGATGCCTTTATATCGTCGTTTGCCGAAATTCGGCTTCACCTCTCGCAAAGCTATGATTACGGCAGAAGTTCGTCTGTCTGAACTGGCTTTAGTGGAAGGCGACGTAATCGACCTGAACACGCTGAAAGCCGCTAACGTTGTTGGTACCCAGATTGAATTCGCGAAAGTTATGCTTTCAGGCGAAATCACTCGTGCGGTAACTCTTCGTGGTCTGCGTGTCACCAAAGGCGCTCGTGCTGCTATCGAAGCTGCTGGCGGTAAAATTGAGGAATAA
- the rpmD gene encoding 50S ribosomal protein L30 produces the protein MAKTIKVTQTKSSIGRLPKHKATLIGLGLRRIGHTVEREDTPAVRGMVNLVSYMVKVEE, from the coding sequence ATGGCAAAGACTATTAAAGTAACTCAAACAAAAAGCAGTATCGGTCGTTTGCCGAAACACAAGGCAACTCTGATCGGTTTAGGTCTGCGTCGTATTGGTCATACTGTAGAGCGTGAGGATACTCCTGCTGTGCGTGGTATGGTCAACTTGGTTTCCTACATGGTTAAAGTTGAGGAGTAA
- the rpsE gene encoding 30S ribosomal protein S5 has product MSHIEKQAGELQEKLIAVNRVSKTVKGGRIFSFTALTVVGDGNGRVGFGYGKAREVPAAIQKAMEKARRAMINVALDNGTLQHPVKGAHTGSRVFMQPASEGTGIIAGGAMRAVLEVAGVHNVLAKAYGSTNPINVVRATIAALEDMKSPEMVAAKRGKSVEEILGK; this is encoded by the coding sequence ATGTCTCACATCGAAAAACAAGCTGGCGAACTGCAGGAAAAGCTGATCGCGGTAAACCGCGTATCTAAAACCGTAAAAGGTGGCCGTATTTTCAGCTTTACCGCACTGACAGTAGTTGGTGATGGTAACGGTCGCGTTGGTTTTGGCTACGGCAAAGCACGCGAAGTTCCGGCAGCGATCCAAAAAGCGATGGAAAAAGCCCGTCGCGCTATGATTAATGTTGCTTTGGATAACGGCACTCTGCAGCACCCTGTTAAAGGTGCTCATACAGGTTCCCGTGTATTCATGCAACCAGCTTCTGAAGGTACCGGTATCATCGCCGGTGGTGCAATGCGCGCCGTCTTGGAAGTTGCAGGGGTTCATAACGTTTTAGCTAAAGCATATGGTTCTACTAACCCGATTAACGTGGTTCGTGCAACTATCGCAGCGTTAGAAGATATGAAATCCCCAGAAATGGTCGCTGCTAAGCGTGGTAAGTCCGTCGAAGAAATTCTAGGGAAATAA
- the rplR gene encoding 50S ribosomal protein L18, protein MDKKAARIRRATRARRKLKELGATRLVVHRTPRHIYAQVIAPNGSEILVAASTVEKAINEQLKYAGNKDAAAAVGKAVAERALEKGITKVSFDRSGFQYHGRVQALADAAREAGLQF, encoded by the coding sequence ATGGATAAGAAAGCAGCTCGTATCCGTCGTGCGACCCGCGCACGCCGCAAGCTCAAAGAACTGGGTGCGACTCGCCTGGTGGTACATCGTACCCCACGCCATATTTACGCGCAGGTTATCGCACCAAACGGTTCTGAAATTTTGGTAGCAGCTTCTACTGTAGAAAAAGCTATCAATGAGCAATTGAAGTACGCCGGCAACAAAGATGCCGCCGCAGCTGTAGGTAAAGCTGTTGCAGAGCGCGCATTGGAAAAAGGGATCACGAAAGTATCCTTTGACCGTTCCGGTTTCCAATATCATGGTCGAGTCCAGGCACTGGCAGATGCTGCCCGTGAAGCTGGCCTTCAGTTCTAA
- the rplF gene encoding 50S ribosomal protein L6 — MSRVAKAPVVIPAGVEVKLNGQVISIKGKNGELTRTVHSAVEVKQEENTLTFAPREGAVDGWAQAGTTRALLNAMVVGVTEGFTKKLQLVGVGYRAAVKGNVVNLALGFSHPVDHELPAGITAECPTQTEIVLKGADKQVIGQVAADLRAYRRPEPYKGKGVRYADEVVRTKEAKKK, encoded by the coding sequence ATGTCTCGTGTTGCAAAAGCACCCGTCGTCATTCCTGCCGGCGTAGAGGTAAAACTCAACGGTCAGGTTATTTCGATAAAGGGTAAGAACGGCGAGCTGACTCGTACCGTCCATAGTGCTGTTGAAGTTAAGCAAGAAGAAAATACATTGACTTTCGCTCCACGCGAAGGCGCTGTAGACGGTTGGGCCCAAGCGGGTACCACTCGTGCACTGCTTAATGCAATGGTCGTTGGTGTTACCGAAGGCTTCACTAAGAAGCTTCAATTGGTAGGTGTAGGTTACCGTGCCGCAGTTAAAGGCAACGTGGTGAATTTAGCTTTAGGCTTCTCTCATCCAGTTGACCATGAATTGCCGGCTGGCATTACTGCTGAATGTCCGACCCAAACTGAAATCGTGCTGAAAGGCGCTGATAAGCAGGTGATTGGTCAGGTTGCAGCAGATTTACGTGCCTACCGTCGTCCTGAGCCTTATAAAGGCAAGGGTGTCCGTTACGCCGACGAAGTCGTGCGTACCAAAGAGGCTAAGAAGAAGTAA
- the rpsH gene encoding 30S ribosomal protein S8, with translation MSMQDPIADMLTRIRNGQSANKVAVTMPSSKLKVAIANVLKEEGFIEDFKIEGDTKPVLELALKYFQGKAVVESIQRISRPGLRIYKKKDELPKVMAGLGIAVISTSKGVMTDRAARQAGLGGEIICYVA, from the coding sequence ATGAGCATGCAAGATCCGATCGCGGATATGCTGACCCGTATCCGTAACGGTCAATCCGCAAACAAAGTCGCGGTCACCATGCCTTCCTCCAAGCTGAAAGTGGCAATTGCCAACGTTCTGAAGGAAGAAGGTTTTATTGAAGATTTTAAAATCGAAGGCGACACCAAGCCTGTTCTGGAATTAGCACTTAAGTATTTCCAGGGTAAGGCAGTGGTAGAAAGCATTCAACGTATCAGCCGTCCAGGTTTGCGCATCTATAAGAAAAAAGATGAGCTGCCAAAAGTTATGGCCGGTTTGGGTATCGCTGTTATTTCTACCTCTAAAGGTGTTATGACCGATCGTGCAGCTCGCCAAGCTGGTCTTGGTGGCGAGATTATCTGCTACGTAGCTTAA
- the rpsN gene encoding 30S ribosomal protein S14 has translation MAKQSMKAREVVRVKLANKYRAQREELKAIISGVNSSDEDRWNAVLKLQSLPRDSSPSRQRNRCNQTGRPHGFLRKFGLSRIKVRETAMRGEIPGLKKASW, from the coding sequence ATGGCTAAGCAATCAATGAAAGCACGCGAAGTCGTTCGCGTGAAACTAGCTAACAAATACCGCGCTCAACGCGAGGAATTAAAAGCTATTATCTCTGGTGTGAACTCATCCGACGAAGATCGTTGGAATGCTGTTCTGAAGCTGCAGTCTCTGCCGCGTGATTCCAGCCCGTCCCGTCAGCGTAACCGCTGCAACCAAACTGGTCGTCCGCATGGTTTCCTGCGGAAGTTCGGGTTGAGCCGTATTAAAGTCCGTGAAACCGCAATGCGCGGTGAAATCCCGGGCCTTAAAAAGGCTAGCTGGTAA
- the rplE gene encoding 50S ribosomal protein L5: MAKLHDYYKDEVVKQLMSQFGYNSVMQVPRVEKITLNMGVGEAIADKKLLDNAAADLAAISGQKPFITKARKSVAGFKIRQGYPIGCKVTLRGERMWEFFERLITIAVPRIRDFRGLSAKSFDGRGNYSMGVREQIIFPEIDYDKVDRVRGLDITITTTAKSDDEGRALLAAFKFPFRK; encoded by the coding sequence ATGGCGAAACTGCATGATTACTACAAAGACGAGGTAGTCAAACAACTGATGTCTCAGTTTGGCTACAACTCTGTCATGCAAGTCCCTCGGGTCGAGAAGATCACCCTGAACATGGGTGTTGGTGAAGCGATCGCTGACAAGAAACTGCTGGATAATGCAGCAGCTGACTTGGCAGCAATCTCCGGCCAAAAGCCGTTTATCACCAAAGCACGCAAATCTGTTGCAGGCTTCAAAATCCGTCAGGGCTATCCGATCGGCTGTAAAGTAACCCTGCGTGGCGAACGCATGTGGGAATTCTTTGAGCGTCTGATTACCATTGCTGTTCCACGTATCCGTGACTTCCGTGGCTTGTCCGCTAAGTCATTCGATGGCCGTGGTAACTACAGCATGGGTGTGCGCGAGCAGATCATCTTCCCGGAAATCGACTACGATAAAGTCGATCGTGTACGTGGTTTGGATATTACCATTACCACTACTGCGAAGTCCGATGATGAAGGCCGTGCATTGTTGGCTGCTTTTAAATTCCCATTCCGCAAGTAA
- the rplX gene encoding 50S ribosomal protein L24, whose protein sequence is MAAKIRRDDEVIVLTGKDKGKRGKVKNVLSASKVIVEGINLVKKHQKPVPALNQPGGIVEKEAAIQVSNIALFNAATGKADRVGFRFEDGKKVRFFKSNSETIK, encoded by the coding sequence ATGGCAGCGAAAATCCGTCGTGATGACGAAGTTATCGTGCTAACCGGGAAAGACAAAGGTAAGCGCGGTAAAGTAAAGAATGTCCTGTCTGCTAGTAAGGTCATTGTTGAAGGTATCAACCTGGTTAAAAAACATCAGAAGCCGGTTCCGGCCCTGAACCAACCAGGTGGCATTGTTGAAAAAGAAGCTGCAATTCAAGTTTCCAACATTGCGCTGTTCAACGCGGCAACTGGTAAGGCTGACCGTGTAGGCTTTAGATTCGAAGACGGCAAAAAAGTCCGTTTCTTTAAATCTAATAGCGAAACTATCAAGTAA
- the rplN gene encoding 50S ribosomal protein L14 yields the protein MIQEQTMLNVADNSGARRVMCIKVLGGSHRRYAGIGDIIKITIKEAIPRGKVKKGDVLKAVVVRTKKGVRRPDGSVIRFDGNACVILNNNSEQPIGTRIFGPVTRELRNEKFMKIISLAPEVL from the coding sequence ATGATCCAAGAACAGACTATGCTGAACGTGGCCGACAACTCCGGTGCACGTCGCGTAATGTGTATCAAGGTTCTAGGTGGCTCGCACCGTCGCTACGCAGGCATCGGCGACATCATCAAGATCACCATCAAGGAAGCAATTCCTCGTGGCAAGGTGAAGAAAGGCGATGTTCTGAAGGCGGTAGTGGTGCGCACCAAGAAGGGTGTACGTCGCCCGGACGGTTCTGTCATTCGCTTCGATGGCAACGCTTGTGTTATTTTAAATAATAACAGCGAGCAGCCAATCGGCACGCGTATTTTTGGGCCGGTAACTCGTGAACTGCGTAATGAGAAGTTCATGAAAATTATCTCTCTGGCACCAGAAGTACTCTAA
- the rpsQ gene encoding 30S ribosomal protein S17 yields the protein MTEQIRTLQGRVVSDKMEKSMVVAIERVVKHPIYGKFIRRTTKLHVHDENNECGIGDVVEIRECRPLSKTKSWTLVRVVEKAIL from the coding sequence ATGACTGAGCAAATCCGTACTCTGCAAGGTCGCGTAGTTAGTGACAAAATGGAGAAATCCATGGTTGTTGCTATCGAACGTGTGGTGAAACACCCAATTTATGGGAAATTCATCCGTCGTACGACGAAATTGCATGTACATGACGAGAACAATGAATGTGGAATCGGTGACGTGGTAGAAATCCGCGAATGCCGTCCATTGTCAAAGACTAAGTCTTGGACACTTGTTCGCGTTGTAGAGAAAGCGATTCTGTAA
- the rpmC gene encoding 50S ribosomal protein L29 has protein sequence MKAQELREKSVEELNTELLNLLREQFNLRMQAASGQLQQTHLSKQVRRNIARVKTLLTEKAGA, from the coding sequence ATGAAAGCACAAGAGCTGCGTGAAAAAAGCGTTGAAGAGCTGAACACTGAGCTGCTCAACCTGCTGCGTGAGCAATTTAATTTGCGCATGCAGGCGGCTAGTGGCCAGCTGCAACAAACTCACCTGTCGAAACAAGTGCGTCGTAATATCGCACGTGTTAAGACTTTACTGACTGAGAAGGCGGGTGCGTAA